In Pseudoliparis swirei isolate HS2019 ecotype Mariana Trench chromosome 2, NWPU_hadal_v1, whole genome shotgun sequence, the following are encoded in one genomic region:
- the pms1 gene encoding LOW QUALITY PROTEIN: PMS1 protein homolog 1 (The sequence of the model RefSeq protein was modified relative to this genomic sequence to represent the inferred CDS: inserted 1 base in 1 codon) has product MKQLPPDTVRLLSSTQVITSPLNVVKELMENSLDAEASSIDIKLENYGLDRIEVRDNGLGIKAADTPVMAVMHFTSKICSNEDLERLETYGFRGEALGSVCSVAEVAVITKTEEDDVSTQYTLSFTGEIVSQKPSHLGRGTTVSVLKLFKNMPVRRQYYSSNKKCKEELKKIQELLVAYAIIKPGLRLTLIHNKVVIWQKATAADHRSALLATLGAVVVANLLPCHHHQEQPEILLEGFFPKPGADYSSTSSSGTDKTFIFVNNRPVHQKDVMKLLRQHYTAQYPNDPIRNRYPTAMLKITVPPSSVDVNLTPDKTQVLLHDKEAVLTALDALLVSLYGYRHDGGDPPAEKRETSPSSQSAERVNGLGNLRDRFLNEAPEHGAAARATSAAASLDRRLSNGSSSSSVAEDWVVDRFPAGLETDVSLCDDETAQSKDRISAEXWSRGTALTDPVSGEPLRPVEIHRPSKHSRSDSDEIESRSVSDKKAFNAITEKRAALTAYDLISNRAMRAPLSPAGLFEKEARAEVLREKPTAGLQEISDTVHQRWKNLREEERKKYEEKAKKHLEHHDQRTKLASAEGPGETSFSTPRGQKRKAPLSNQQLLDQLFSAQPQKKTRNPAAPPKPSRLLPCSVAALRLRLRRLSSQSAEAPRGLRLVNRLASPGAWVILRGQKLMLLNPFRVEEALLFKRLLENNILPAVSLQNPIQLTDGSLGGAAYTEALCDMEKQSPELSGGVLFSDPRLVANGFKIKLTPGLTSAERHLEVTAMADCVPFLGVDDLGEILTAVLHRKARAVHECRPLKVTNYLQGEAVRLARQLPTNLSREDVEETLLRMDRQLAENNRTCIHGRPFLQHLSDVPSTDQEAKALLRPLEL; this is encoded by the exons ATGAAGCAGCTGCCTCCGGACACAGTCCGGCTGTTGTCCAGCACCCAAGTCATCacctctccgttgaacgttgTGAAAGAACTGATGGAAAATTCCCTGGACGCCGAAGCTTCGAGCATCGACATTAAACTG GAGAACTACGGTTTGGACCGGATAGAAGTGCGCGATAACGGCCTTGGAATCAAAGCCGCCGACACTCCCGTGATGGCCGTGATGCACTTCACCTCGAAGATCTGTAGCAACGAGGACCTGGAGCGCCTGGAGACGTACGGCTTCAGAGGGGAGGCGCTGGGCTCCGTCTGCTCCGTTGCCGAG GTGGCTGTCATCACGAAGACggaggaggatgacgtcagCACCCAGTACACGCTTAGCTTCACGGGGGAGATCGTGTCCCAGAAGCCGTCTCACTTGGGTCGAG GCACAACCGTGAGCGTACTGAAGCTGTTCAAGAACATGCCGGTGAGACGTCAATACTACTCCTCGAACAAGAAGTGCaaggaggagctgaagaaaatccaggagctgctggtggCCTACGCCATTATAAAACCGGGCTTGAGGCTCACGCTCATTCACAATAAG GTGGTGATCTGGCAGAAGGCCACGGCGGCCGACCACAGAAGTGCCCTCCTGGCTACGCTGGGAGCCGTCGTCGTCGCCAACCTGCTCCCATGCCACCATCACCAAGAGCAACCGGAG attCTTTTAGAAGGCTTTTTTCCCAAACCCGGAGCGGATTACTCCTCTACGAGCTCTTCCGGCACTGACAAGACATTCATATTCGTCAACAACCGGCCTGTCCACCAAAAAGATGTAATGAAG TTGCTACGTCAACACTACACCGCTCAGTATCCGAATGACCCGATCCGGAACCGCTATCCCACCGCCATGCTTAAAATCACGGTTCCACCGTCGTCAGTCGACGTCAATCTGACACCTGACAAGACCCAGGTTCTTCTTCACGACAAG GAAGCTGTGCTGACCGCATTAGATGCATTACTGGTTTCTCTCTACGGCTATCGGCACGATGGTGGTGACCCCCCAGCTGAGAAGCGTGAGACGTCCCCCTCGTCCCAAAGCGCAGAGAGGGTCAACGGTCTGGGTAACCTGCGCGATCGCTTCCTCAACGAGGCGCCCGAACACGGCGCCGCGGCTCGAGCAACGAGCGCCGCCGCTTCGCTGGACCGCCGGCTCTCCAACGGCAGCTCCTCGTCCTCCGTGGCGGAGGACTGGGTGGTCGACCGGTTCCCCGCCGGGCTCGAGACCGACGTCTCTCTCTGCGACGATGAGACGGCTCAAAGCAAGGACCGGATATCGGCCG GCTGGAGCCGGGGGACGGCTCTGACCGACCCCGTGTCGGGAGAACCCCTGCGGCCCGTCGAGATCCACCGGCCCTCCAAGCACAGCCGTTCCGACTCCGACGAGATCGAGAGTCGGAGCGTCTCCGACAAAAAGGCGTTCAACGCCATCACGGAGAAGCGGGCTGCTCTGACGGCCTACGACCTGATCAGCAACCGCGCCATGAGGGCGCCGCTATCTCCCGCCGGCCTGTTCGAGAAGGAGGCCAGAGCCGAGGTCCTTCGGGAGAAACCTACAGCCGGCCTGCAGGAGATCAGCGACACCGTGCACCAGAGGTGGAAAAATCTGAGGGAGGAAGAACGTAAGAA GTACGAGGAGAAGGCTAAAAAACACCTGGAACACCACGACCAGAGGACCAAGTTGGCTTCGGCTGAGGGCCCCGGGGAGACGAGCTTCAGCACCCCGAGGGGCCAGAAACGCAAAGCGCCGCTGTCCAACCAGCAGCTGCTGGACCAGCTCTTCTCAGCACAGCCCCAAAAGAAGACGAGGAACCCCGCGGCGCCGCCAAAGCCCTCGCGGCTCCTCCCCTGCAGCGTCGCCGCCCTCCGGCTGCGGCTGCGGCGCCTCTCGTCCCAAAGCGCCGAGGCGCCGCGGGGCCTCCGTCTTGTAAACCGGCTGGCCTCTCCGGGCGCCTGGGTCATTTTACGCGGTCAGAAGCTTATGTTGTTAAACCCGTTTCGAGTGGAGGAGGCCTTGCTGTTTAAGAGACTCCTGGAGAATAATATACTTCCAGCAGTGAGTCTCCAGAACCCTATCCAGTTAACAGATGG GAGTCTGGGGGGGGCTGCATACACAGAGGCTTTGTGCGACATGGAGAAACAAAGCCCCGAGCTGAGCGGAGGGGTCCTCTTCTCCGACCCCAGGCTCGTGGCTAACGGCTTTAAAATCAAACTCACTCCAG GCCTCACGTCGGCCGAGAGACATCTGGAAGTGACGGCGATGGCAGACTGCGTGCCTTTCCTCGGCGTGGACGACCTCGGGGAGATCCTGACAGCCGTGCTTCACAGGAAGGCCCGGGCCGTGCACGAGTGCCGGCCACTTAAAGTCACAAACTACCTGCAA GGGGAAGCAGTACGACTCGCCCGTCAGTTACCTACAAATCTATCCAGGGAAGACGTGGAGGAAACTCTTCTCCGGATGGATCGGCAGCTCGCTGAGAACAACCGAACCTGCATCCACGGACGACCTTTCCTCCAGCACCTGTCTGACGTCCCGTCTACGGACCAGGAAGCGAAAGCTCTGCTGAGGCCTCTAGAgctgtga